Proteins co-encoded in one Homalodisca vitripennis isolate AUS2020 unplaced genomic scaffold, UT_GWSS_2.1 ScUCBcl_4645;HRSCAF=10937, whole genome shotgun sequence genomic window:
- the LOC124373011 gene encoding uncharacterized protein LOC124373011 — translation MSLNLSKCVCISFYRISKPILHDYSVRGVPLSRTSEVRDLGVFFTSSLSWEPHVQHICNSALQVLGFLFRASKSFTDLNVLRLLYCCLVRPHLEYNSVVWSPHQQYLKDNIEKIQRRFLRLVGVRLGFRLLDVPVQEVSRLLNLPSMESRRASQDLLFLYKLVRGELDCPDLLERINFR, via the coding sequence ATGTCGCTGAATCTGAGCAAATGTGTTTGCATCTCATTTTATCGCATTTCAAAACCTATATTGCATGATTACTCTGTCAGAGGTGTGCCACTATCCAGAACATCGGAGGTGAGGGATCTTGGAGTGTTCTTTACTTCTTCCCTAAGCTGGGAGCCCCATGTCCAACATATATGCAATAGCGCTCTTCAAGTCCTTGGCTTCCTCTTCCGAGCTTCTAAGTCATTTACTGATCTAAACGTTCTCAGACTCTTGTACTGCTGCCTGGTGAGACCGCACTTAGAATACAACAGTGTTGTTTGGTCTCCTCACCAGCAGTATCTAAAAGACAACATAGAGAAGATCCAAAGACGTTTTCTGAGGTTGGTTGGTGTTAGACTAGGATTCCGATTACTGGATGTTCCTGTGCAAGAAGTCTCACGGCTCCTAAACCTACCCTCCATGGAATCAAGGCGTGCCAGTCAGGACTTACTTTTCTTATACAAGCTGGTCAGAGGAGAGTTGGACTGCCCTGATTTGCTGGAAAGAATAAACTTCAGG